A genomic segment from Mustela lutreola isolate mMusLut2 chromosome 15, mMusLut2.pri, whole genome shotgun sequence encodes:
- the ACBD4 gene encoding acyl-CoA-binding domain-containing protein 4 isoform X1, whose protein sequence is MGTENESPEPDYQKQFQAAVRVIQNLPKNGSYRPSYEEMLRFYSYYKQATMGPCLVPRPGFWDPIGRYKWDAWNSLGKMSREEAMSAYITEMKLVAQKVIDTVPLGEVAEDMFAYFEPLYQVIPDMPRPPETFLRRVTGWREQALNGDVGAAPEPPCLPREPAPPSPESQPPRDLDSEVFCDSLEQLEPELQVWTEQKGAPEGQTDTRNSSRLPAEREGSVLGPQELDTWLVGTVRALQESMQDVQARLQSLESMSGLPKQQRTPPSARPWPFRLSGPTLLFFLLWPFIVQWLFRQFRTQKR, encoded by the exons ATGGGTACCGAGAATGAAAGCCCAGAACCGGACTACCAGAAACAGTTTCAGGCCGCTGTCCGTGTCATTCAGAACCTGCCTAAGAATG GCTCTTACCGCCCGTCCTACGAAGAGATGCTGAGATTCTACAGCTACTACAAGCAAGCTACCATGGGACCCTGCCTGGTCCCCCGGCCCGGGTTCTGGGACCCAATTGGACGCTATAAGTG GGATGCCTGGAACAGCCTGGGCAagatgagcagggaggaggccaTGTCTGCCTACATCACTGAGATGAAGCTGGTGGCACAGAAG GTGATCGACACAGTGCCCCTGGGCGAGGTGGCAGAGGACATGTTTGCTTACTTCGAGCCCTTGTACCAGGTGATCCCTGATATGCCGAGGCCCCCGGAAACCTTCCTGAGAAGGGTCACAG GCTGGAGAGAGCAGGCCCTGAATGGAGATGTTGGGGCTGCCCCcgagcctccctgcctccccagagAACCAGCACCCCCAAGTCCAG AGTCCCAGCCACCTAGGGACCTGGACTCTGAGGTTTTCTGTGATTCCTTGGAGCAGCTGGAGCCTGAGCTG CAGGTGTGGACAGAGCAGAAGGGAGCCCCTGAAGGACAGACTGACACCCGGAACAGctccaggctccctgcagagagag AGGGCAGCGTGCTGGGGCCCCAGGAACTGGACACGTGGCTGGTGGGGACAGTTCGGGCACTGCAAGAAAGCATGCAGGACGTCCAGGCGAGACTGCAGAGCCTGGAGAGCATGTCTGGCCTCCCGAAGCAG CAGAGGACCCCGCCCAGTGCCCGGCCATGGCCCTTCAGGCTCTCGGGTCCCAcgctgctcttcttcctcctGTGGCCCTTCATCGTCCAGTGGCTCTTCCGACAGTTTCGGACCCAGAAGAGGTGA
- the ACBD4 gene encoding acyl-CoA-binding domain-containing protein 4 isoform X6 gives MLRFYSYYKQATMGPCLVPRPGFWDPIGRYKWDAWNSLGKMSREEAMSAYITEMKLVAQKVIDTVPLGEVAEDMFAYFEPLYQVIPDMPRPPETFLRRVTGWREQALNGDVGAAPEPPCLPREPAPPSPESQPPRDLDSEVFCDSLEQLEPELQVWTEQKGAPEGQTDTRNSSRLPAEREGSVLGPQELDTWLVGTVRALQESMQDVQARLQSLESMSGLPKQQRTPPSARPWPFRLSGPTLLFFLLWPFIVQWLFRQFRTQKR, from the exons ATGCTGAGATTCTACAGCTACTACAAGCAAGCTACCATGGGACCCTGCCTGGTCCCCCGGCCCGGGTTCTGGGACCCAATTGGACGCTATAAGTG GGATGCCTGGAACAGCCTGGGCAagatgagcagggaggaggccaTGTCTGCCTACATCACTGAGATGAAGCTGGTGGCACAGAAG GTGATCGACACAGTGCCCCTGGGCGAGGTGGCAGAGGACATGTTTGCTTACTTCGAGCCCTTGTACCAGGTGATCCCTGATATGCCGAGGCCCCCGGAAACCTTCCTGAGAAGGGTCACAG GCTGGAGAGAGCAGGCCCTGAATGGAGATGTTGGGGCTGCCCCcgagcctccctgcctccccagagAACCAGCACCCCCAAGTCCAG AGTCCCAGCCACCTAGGGACCTGGACTCTGAGGTTTTCTGTGATTCCTTGGAGCAGCTGGAGCCTGAGCTG CAGGTGTGGACAGAGCAGAAGGGAGCCCCTGAAGGACAGACTGACACCCGGAACAGctccaggctccctgcagagagag AGGGCAGCGTGCTGGGGCCCCAGGAACTGGACACGTGGCTGGTGGGGACAGTTCGGGCACTGCAAGAAAGCATGCAGGACGTCCAGGCGAGACTGCAGAGCCTGGAGAGCATGTCTGGCCTCCCGAAGCAG CAGAGGACCCCGCCCAGTGCCCGGCCATGGCCCTTCAGGCTCTCGGGTCCCAcgctgctcttcttcctcctGTGGCCCTTCATCGTCCAGTGGCTCTTCCGACAGTTTCGGACCCAGAAGAGGTGA
- the ACBD4 gene encoding acyl-CoA-binding domain-containing protein 4 isoform X4, with translation MGTENESPEPDYQKQFQAAVRVIQNLPKNGSYRPSYEEMLRFYSYYKQATMGPCLVPRPGFWDPIGRYKWDAWNSLGKMSREEAMSAYITEMKLVAQKVIDTVPLGEVAEDMFAYFEPLYQVIPDMPRPPETFLRRVTGWREQALNGDVGAAPEPPCLPREPAPPSPESQPPRDLDSEVFCDSLEQLEPELVWTEQKGAPEGQTDTRNSSRLPAEREGSVLGPQELDTWLVGTVRALQESMQDVQARLQSLESMSGLPKQRTPPSARPWPFRLSGPTLLFFLLWPFIVQWLFRQFRTQKR, from the exons ATGGGTACCGAGAATGAAAGCCCAGAACCGGACTACCAGAAACAGTTTCAGGCCGCTGTCCGTGTCATTCAGAACCTGCCTAAGAATG GCTCTTACCGCCCGTCCTACGAAGAGATGCTGAGATTCTACAGCTACTACAAGCAAGCTACCATGGGACCCTGCCTGGTCCCCCGGCCCGGGTTCTGGGACCCAATTGGACGCTATAAGTG GGATGCCTGGAACAGCCTGGGCAagatgagcagggaggaggccaTGTCTGCCTACATCACTGAGATGAAGCTGGTGGCACAGAAG GTGATCGACACAGTGCCCCTGGGCGAGGTGGCAGAGGACATGTTTGCTTACTTCGAGCCCTTGTACCAGGTGATCCCTGATATGCCGAGGCCCCCGGAAACCTTCCTGAGAAGGGTCACAG GCTGGAGAGAGCAGGCCCTGAATGGAGATGTTGGGGCTGCCCCcgagcctccctgcctccccagagAACCAGCACCCCCAAGTCCAG AGTCCCAGCCACCTAGGGACCTGGACTCTGAGGTTTTCTGTGATTCCTTGGAGCAGCTGGAGCCTGAGCTG GTGTGGACAGAGCAGAAGGGAGCCCCTGAAGGACAGACTGACACCCGGAACAGctccaggctccctgcagagagag AGGGCAGCGTGCTGGGGCCCCAGGAACTGGACACGTGGCTGGTGGGGACAGTTCGGGCACTGCAAGAAAGCATGCAGGACGTCCAGGCGAGACTGCAGAGCCTGGAGAGCATGTCTGGCCTCCCGAAGCAG AGGACCCCGCCCAGTGCCCGGCCATGGCCCTTCAGGCTCTCGGGTCCCAcgctgctcttcttcctcctGTGGCCCTTCATCGTCCAGTGGCTCTTCCGACAGTTTCGGACCCAGAAGAGGTGA
- the ACBD4 gene encoding acyl-CoA-binding domain-containing protein 4 isoform X3, which produces MGTENESPEPDYQKQFQAAVRVIQNLPKNGSYRPSYEEMLRFYSYYKQATMGPCLVPRPGFWDPIGRYKWDAWNSLGKMSREEAMSAYITEMKLVAQKVIDTVPLGEVAEDMFAYFEPLYQVIPDMPRPPETFLRRVTGWREQALNGDVGAAPEPPCLPREPAPPSPESQPPRDLDSEVFCDSLEQLEPELQVWTEQKGAPEGQTDTRNSSRLPAEREGSVLGPQELDTWLVGTVRALQESMQDVQARLQSLESMSGLPKQRTPPSARPWPFRLSGPTLLFFLLWPFIVQWLFRQFRTQKR; this is translated from the exons ATGGGTACCGAGAATGAAAGCCCAGAACCGGACTACCAGAAACAGTTTCAGGCCGCTGTCCGTGTCATTCAGAACCTGCCTAAGAATG GCTCTTACCGCCCGTCCTACGAAGAGATGCTGAGATTCTACAGCTACTACAAGCAAGCTACCATGGGACCCTGCCTGGTCCCCCGGCCCGGGTTCTGGGACCCAATTGGACGCTATAAGTG GGATGCCTGGAACAGCCTGGGCAagatgagcagggaggaggccaTGTCTGCCTACATCACTGAGATGAAGCTGGTGGCACAGAAG GTGATCGACACAGTGCCCCTGGGCGAGGTGGCAGAGGACATGTTTGCTTACTTCGAGCCCTTGTACCAGGTGATCCCTGATATGCCGAGGCCCCCGGAAACCTTCCTGAGAAGGGTCACAG GCTGGAGAGAGCAGGCCCTGAATGGAGATGTTGGGGCTGCCCCcgagcctccctgcctccccagagAACCAGCACCCCCAAGTCCAG AGTCCCAGCCACCTAGGGACCTGGACTCTGAGGTTTTCTGTGATTCCTTGGAGCAGCTGGAGCCTGAGCTG CAGGTGTGGACAGAGCAGAAGGGAGCCCCTGAAGGACAGACTGACACCCGGAACAGctccaggctccctgcagagagag AGGGCAGCGTGCTGGGGCCCCAGGAACTGGACACGTGGCTGGTGGGGACAGTTCGGGCACTGCAAGAAAGCATGCAGGACGTCCAGGCGAGACTGCAGAGCCTGGAGAGCATGTCTGGCCTCCCGAAGCAG AGGACCCCGCCCAGTGCCCGGCCATGGCCCTTCAGGCTCTCGGGTCCCAcgctgctcttcttcctcctGTGGCCCTTCATCGTCCAGTGGCTCTTCCGACAGTTTCGGACCCAGAAGAGGTGA
- the ACBD4 gene encoding acyl-CoA-binding domain-containing protein 4 isoform X5: protein MGTENESPEPDYQKQFQAAVRVIQNLPKNGSYRPSYEEMLRFYSYYKQATMGPCLVPRPGFWDPIGRYKWDAWNSLGKMSREEAMSAYITEMKLVAQKVIDTVPLGEVAEDMFAYFEPLYQVIPDMPRPPETFLRRVTGWREQALNGDVGAAPEPPCLPREPAPPSPESQPPRDLDSEVFCDSLEQLEPELQVWTEQKGAPEGQTDTRNSSRLPAEREGSVLGPQELDTWLVGTVRALQESMQDVQARLQSLESMSGLPKQVPQEAPVGAEAWAGP from the exons ATGGGTACCGAGAATGAAAGCCCAGAACCGGACTACCAGAAACAGTTTCAGGCCGCTGTCCGTGTCATTCAGAACCTGCCTAAGAATG GCTCTTACCGCCCGTCCTACGAAGAGATGCTGAGATTCTACAGCTACTACAAGCAAGCTACCATGGGACCCTGCCTGGTCCCCCGGCCCGGGTTCTGGGACCCAATTGGACGCTATAAGTG GGATGCCTGGAACAGCCTGGGCAagatgagcagggaggaggccaTGTCTGCCTACATCACTGAGATGAAGCTGGTGGCACAGAAG GTGATCGACACAGTGCCCCTGGGCGAGGTGGCAGAGGACATGTTTGCTTACTTCGAGCCCTTGTACCAGGTGATCCCTGATATGCCGAGGCCCCCGGAAACCTTCCTGAGAAGGGTCACAG GCTGGAGAGAGCAGGCCCTGAATGGAGATGTTGGGGCTGCCCCcgagcctccctgcctccccagagAACCAGCACCCCCAAGTCCAG AGTCCCAGCCACCTAGGGACCTGGACTCTGAGGTTTTCTGTGATTCCTTGGAGCAGCTGGAGCCTGAGCTG CAGGTGTGGACAGAGCAGAAGGGAGCCCCTGAAGGACAGACTGACACCCGGAACAGctccaggctccctgcagagagag AGGGCAGCGTGCTGGGGCCCCAGGAACTGGACACGTGGCTGGTGGGGACAGTTCGGGCACTGCAAGAAAGCATGCAGGACGTCCAGGCGAGACTGCAGAGCCTGGAGAGCATGTCTGGCCTCCCGAAGCAG GTTCCTCAAGAGGCCCCAGTCGGTGCTGAAGCCTGGGCTGGCCCCTGA
- the ACBD4 gene encoding acyl-CoA-binding domain-containing protein 4 isoform X2, with protein MGTENESPEPDYQKQFQAAVRVIQNLPKNGSYRPSYEEMLRFYSYYKQATMGPCLVPRPGFWDPIGRYKWDAWNSLGKMSREEAMSAYITEMKLVAQKVIDTVPLGEVAEDMFAYFEPLYQVIPDMPRPPETFLRRVTGWREQALNGDVGAAPEPPCLPREPAPPSPESQPPRDLDSEVFCDSLEQLEPELVWTEQKGAPEGQTDTRNSSRLPAEREGSVLGPQELDTWLVGTVRALQESMQDVQARLQSLESMSGLPKQQRTPPSARPWPFRLSGPTLLFFLLWPFIVQWLFRQFRTQKR; from the exons ATGGGTACCGAGAATGAAAGCCCAGAACCGGACTACCAGAAACAGTTTCAGGCCGCTGTCCGTGTCATTCAGAACCTGCCTAAGAATG GCTCTTACCGCCCGTCCTACGAAGAGATGCTGAGATTCTACAGCTACTACAAGCAAGCTACCATGGGACCCTGCCTGGTCCCCCGGCCCGGGTTCTGGGACCCAATTGGACGCTATAAGTG GGATGCCTGGAACAGCCTGGGCAagatgagcagggaggaggccaTGTCTGCCTACATCACTGAGATGAAGCTGGTGGCACAGAAG GTGATCGACACAGTGCCCCTGGGCGAGGTGGCAGAGGACATGTTTGCTTACTTCGAGCCCTTGTACCAGGTGATCCCTGATATGCCGAGGCCCCCGGAAACCTTCCTGAGAAGGGTCACAG GCTGGAGAGAGCAGGCCCTGAATGGAGATGTTGGGGCTGCCCCcgagcctccctgcctccccagagAACCAGCACCCCCAAGTCCAG AGTCCCAGCCACCTAGGGACCTGGACTCTGAGGTTTTCTGTGATTCCTTGGAGCAGCTGGAGCCTGAGCTG GTGTGGACAGAGCAGAAGGGAGCCCCTGAAGGACAGACTGACACCCGGAACAGctccaggctccctgcagagagag AGGGCAGCGTGCTGGGGCCCCAGGAACTGGACACGTGGCTGGTGGGGACAGTTCGGGCACTGCAAGAAAGCATGCAGGACGTCCAGGCGAGACTGCAGAGCCTGGAGAGCATGTCTGGCCTCCCGAAGCAG CAGAGGACCCCGCCCAGTGCCCGGCCATGGCCCTTCAGGCTCTCGGGTCCCAcgctgctcttcttcctcctGTGGCCCTTCATCGTCCAGTGGCTCTTCCGACAGTTTCGGACCCAGAAGAGGTGA